One region of Bartonella alsatica genomic DNA includes:
- a CDS encoding formate dehydrogenase accessory protein FdhE yields the protein MNKNGIMVSPILVILPSKETLFAKRAQRFAHLANTLEHKQILHFFSHFCNAQQQSIEKFKDFAVPLRHFGAPTTPPLNRSKLLTLGLYESIVGDFLNRLSNATLPGQAFWATKYEALSRTQQQKDQWRIWGHNLLNHKLPKQQLAEHIFITGALQIMYSLATSQLDAQHLTAQQNNLCPACNGTHSANLIIDWKSHKTIKVCSCLYCGTLWHIPHTQCTFCGATQSISTHTSKNIPDGILFETCETCGFYCKQLNQQQNSTLDVFVDDISTPTADFLHKASFHFKHKSFNPFLAECRK from the coding sequence ATGAATAAAAATGGCATCATGGTCTCTCCAATTTTAGTCATACTTCCGAGTAAAGAAACTTTATTTGCAAAACGAGCACAGCGTTTTGCACATTTAGCTAATACCCTTGAACACAAACAGATTCTGCATTTTTTTTCTCATTTTTGTAATGCCCAACAACAATCGATAGAAAAATTTAAAGATTTTGCTGTTCCTCTTAGACATTTTGGTGCACCGACAACACCTCCTCTTAACCGATCAAAATTATTAACCTTAGGTTTATATGAAAGTATTGTTGGTGATTTTTTAAACCGTCTATCAAATGCAACACTTCCTGGCCAAGCATTTTGGGCTACAAAGTACGAAGCTTTAAGCCGTACACAACAGCAAAAAGACCAATGGCGTATTTGGGGACATAATCTGTTAAACCACAAACTTCCCAAACAACAATTAGCAGAACATATTTTTATCACCGGCGCATTGCAAATCATGTATTCTCTTGCCACTTCACAGCTTGATGCGCAACATTTAACTGCACAACAAAACAACCTCTGTCCTGCTTGCAACGGCACACATTCTGCCAACCTCATTATCGACTGGAAATCGCATAAAACCATAAAGGTTTGTTCTTGCCTTTATTGCGGAACTCTTTGGCACATACCGCATACCCAATGCACTTTTTGTGGAGCGACACAGAGTATTTCTACCCACACCAGCAAAAATATTCCCGACGGCATTTTATTTGAAACTTGTGAAACATGTGGATTTTATTGTAAACAGCTCAATCAACAGCAAAACTCGACACTTGATGTTTTTGTTGATGACATTAGCACCCCTACAGCTGATTTTTTACATAAAGCCTCTTTTCATTTTAAGCATAAGAGTTTCAATCCCTTTTTAGCTGAATGCAGAAAATAA